A section of the Planifilum fimeticola genome encodes:
- a CDS encoding DUF2207 domain-containing protein: MKKTAALCFLLLILIFLPGCDEERDYTIERLDIRAYILEDGDLYVEELYTYDFKGEFNGTTRTIKKKGHDGVEFFEAYLPPRGKSLGEFSLEDSQRLKTELDGETYYVYTASKNEKKRVYYRYRLNNAVRKYKDTAEFYWAFFDSSNESDLHRVTIDVILPKPFAKDQIRYFLHERADGRFTEITDHSIRYQTTLFPAGVTSEIRLLFPGEFLPKADLTADKNRKADILSEEKALQARFAARERLLETGKSALDLMSLTLLAAILSYVFFRILRWVLARGKSGEAGRLEELDPLLVALVYRKGKLKPQDLIAGLFSLYQRGIIRIEKTKDDFKFLWEEETQDLNKHERHLIDSLFKKRERIWGKRYRTCTLKSIARRLNSDTFHDWKEHVLTHRSFAPDIRESGFLKYITWCLLLVHFGISIYLYYADVVDNKFIVLAGVVLGALACRSALKYRRKGRFILFLAISPFALVTLLEASDVLDAYFDLMLLSFLSMAVAPAFPLTFKGMTRRSAVKSWRKALKDGTYPAGSDPEQREKLLQYAIVLGVSDSFVRHYGDVGKYSELAKKLPLIADPRETSLTFSVVPITWNTSSGSGFSVGGGGGGGGGGAGAF, encoded by the coding sequence ATGAAAAAAACGGCTGCCTTATGCTTCCTTCTTCTCATCCTGATCTTTCTCCCGGGTTGTGACGAAGAACGAGATTACACCATCGAACGGTTGGACATCCGGGCTTACATCCTGGAGGATGGCGATCTCTATGTAGAGGAATTGTACACCTACGATTTTAAAGGAGAATTTAACGGAACGACGCGCACCATTAAAAAGAAGGGCCACGACGGGGTGGAATTCTTTGAAGCCTATCTGCCGCCCCGGGGTAAATCCCTGGGGGAATTCTCCCTCGAGGATTCGCAGCGATTGAAGACCGAGTTGGATGGGGAGACGTATTATGTGTACACCGCCTCCAAAAATGAGAAAAAGCGGGTTTACTACCGGTATCGCCTGAACAACGCCGTGAGAAAATACAAGGATACCGCCGAATTTTACTGGGCCTTCTTTGATTCCAGCAATGAATCCGATCTTCATCGGGTGACGATCGATGTGATTTTGCCAAAGCCCTTTGCAAAAGATCAAATCCGGTATTTCTTGCATGAACGGGCGGATGGACGGTTTACGGAAATCACGGACCATTCCATCCGCTATCAGACGACCCTGTTTCCCGCCGGAGTCACCTCCGAAATCCGGCTCCTTTTCCCGGGCGAATTTTTGCCGAAGGCGGATTTGACCGCGGACAAGAACAGGAAAGCCGACATCTTGTCCGAAGAGAAAGCGCTCCAGGCGCGCTTCGCCGCCCGTGAAAGATTATTGGAAACGGGAAAATCGGCCCTGGATCTTATGTCACTTACGCTGCTTGCGGCAATTCTGTCATACGTTTTCTTCAGGATTTTGCGGTGGGTATTGGCCCGCGGAAAATCCGGCGAAGCGGGACGGTTGGAGGAATTGGATCCTCTCTTGGTCGCTCTCGTGTACCGGAAGGGAAAGTTAAAACCGCAGGATTTGATCGCCGGCTTGTTCTCCCTGTATCAGAGGGGGATCATCCGCATAGAGAAAACCAAGGACGACTTTAAGTTTCTTTGGGAGGAAGAGACACAGGACCTGAACAAGCATGAACGGCATTTGATCGATTCCCTTTTCAAGAAACGGGAGAGAATATGGGGGAAGCGATATCGCACCTGCACCCTGAAGTCGATTGCCCGAAGATTGAACAGCGACACCTTTCACGATTGGAAGGAGCATGTGCTGACGCATCGGTCCTTTGCTCCCGATATCCGGGAGTCCGGGTTCCTGAAATATATCACTTGGTGTCTTCTCCTGGTTCATTTCGGCATCAGCATTTATCTGTATTATGCGGATGTAGTGGACAACAAGTTCATCGTCCTGGCAGGCGTGGTTCTGGGGGCATTGGCGTGCCGTTCTGCTCTCAAATATCGGCGCAAAGGCCGTTTTATCCTCTTTTTGGCGATCTCCCCCTTCGCCCTCGTCACGCTGCTGGAGGCATCCGATGTGTTGGACGCCTATTTCGATTTGATGCTTCTGTCGTTCCTTTCCATGGCGGTTGCCCCCGCTTTTCCCCTCACTTTCAAAGGGATGACCCGCCGCTCCGCCGTCAAATCCTGGCGCAAGGCGTTGAAAGACGGCACATATCCCGCGGGGAGCGATCCCGAGCAGAGGGAAAAGCTCTTGCAATACGCCATCGTGCTGGGCGTGTCGGACTCCTTTGTCCGGCATTACGGGGATGTGGGGAAATATAGTGAATTGGCAAAAAAACTGCCGCTGATCGCCGATCCCAGGGAAACCTCCCTCACCTTCTCGGTCGTCCCCATAACCTGGAATACATCCTCCGGTTCGGGATTTTCCGTCGGCGGAGGTGGAGGCGGCGGAGGTGGCGGTGCGGGAGCCTTTTAA
- the alr gene encoding alanine racemase yields MNQDAYFRDTVAEVDLDAIRHNVRQFRKHLPESVRLMAVVKADAYGHGAVPVARAALSAGADCLSVAFLDEALELRAAGVSAPILVMGYTPPRAVGEAIRNNITLTVYSEEVVEALGRQAAREGKSVDVHVKVDTGMGRLGLLEEEMSAFLRHLARFPHLRIGGLFTHFACADESDKGYTRFQYRRLLGFVDRLREAGADAPLIHCSNSAAAIDLPEYGHSLVRLGISMYGYYPSEEVNRRAVRLKPALTLKTRIVRLKRPPAGTGISYGKTATVDGSRWIATVPIGYADGLSRRLSNRGSALVRGRRVPIVGRVCMDQTMLDVTEAMPAAVGDEVVLYGRQGDEVISVDEVARLLDTISYEVTCAVGRRVPRVYLEGGKRVGVINRLTGAERIF; encoded by the coding sequence ATGAATCAGGACGCTTATTTTCGGGATACGGTGGCGGAAGTGGATCTGGATGCGATCCGGCACAATGTCCGGCAGTTTCGCAAACACCTCCCGGAATCCGTCCGGCTGATGGCGGTGGTGAAGGCGGACGCCTACGGACACGGGGCGGTGCCGGTGGCCCGTGCGGCGCTGTCGGCGGGGGCCGACTGCCTCTCCGTGGCCTTTTTGGACGAGGCTCTGGAGCTGCGGGCGGCGGGAGTCTCCGCGCCGATCCTGGTGATGGGTTACACCCCGCCCCGGGCGGTGGGGGAGGCGATCAGGAACAACATCACCCTCACCGTTTATTCGGAGGAGGTGGTCGAAGCGCTCGGCCGCCAGGCGGCCCGGGAGGGGAAAAGCGTGGATGTTCACGTGAAGGTGGACACGGGGATGGGCCGTCTCGGGCTGTTGGAAGAGGAGATGTCGGCCTTTCTGCGCCATCTCGCCCGGTTTCCCCACCTCCGGATCGGCGGGTTGTTTACCCACTTCGCCTGTGCCGATGAATCGGACAAGGGGTATACCCGCTTTCAATATCGGCGCCTTCTCGGGTTCGTCGACCGCTTGCGGGAGGCGGGGGCGGATGCGCCCCTCATCCACTGTTCCAACAGCGCGGCGGCCATCGACCTGCCGGAATACGGGCATTCCCTGGTCCGCCTCGGCATCAGCATGTACGGATATTATCCGTCGGAAGAGGTGAACCGGAGGGCCGTCCGGCTGAAGCCGGCCCTCACGCTGAAAACGCGGATCGTCCGCCTGAAAAGGCCTCCGGCGGGAACGGGTATCAGCTACGGAAAGACGGCGACGGTGGACGGAAGCCGCTGGATCGCCACCGTTCCCATCGGCTACGCCGACGGCTTAAGCCGCCGCCTCTCCAACCGGGGATCGGCGCTGGTGAGGGGACGGCGGGTCCCCATCGTCGGGCGGGTTTGCATGGATCAGACGATGCTGGACGTGACGGAGGCGATGCCCGCCGCCGTGGGGGACGAAGTGGTCCTTTACGGCCGGCAGGGAGACGAGGTGATCAGCGTGGACGAGGTGGCCCGCCTGTTGGACACCATCTCCTATGAGGTGACCTGTGCGGTCGGCCGGCGGGTTCCCCGGGTGTACCTCGAGGGAGGGAAGCGGGTCGGGGTGATCAACCGGCTGACGGGGGCGGAGCGCATTTTTTGA
- a CDS encoding CopG family ribbon-helix-helix protein gives MIGWGCVVLAETKRIMITLPKHLLQEVDGLAQKENSNRSELIRQATKLYLQERKKRMIREMMQRGYMEMAKINLNIASEAFDAEEEADDTLDRLVSGV, from the coding sequence ATGATTGGTTGGGGGTGCGTGGTGTTGGCAGAGACAAAAAGAATCATGATCACCCTTCCGAAACATCTGTTGCAGGAAGTTGACGGTTTGGCGCAAAAGGAGAATTCCAACCGCAGCGAATTGATCCGGCAAGCGACCAAGCTCTATCTGCAGGAGCGGAAAAAACGGATGATTCGCGAGATGATGCAACGCGGTTATATGGAGATGGCCAAAATCAACTTGAACATTGCTTCGGAAGCCTTTGATGCCGAGGAAGAGGCTGATGATACTTTAGATCGCTTGGTTAGCGGGGTGTAA